A window from Plasmodium gaboni strain SY75 chromosome 9, whole genome shotgun sequence encodes these proteins:
- a CDS encoding putative RNA-binding protein, protein MSIQNKIDMSLDELIEKENIKANLKTNEKKTVNKFIEKNTGQKFLYSIIISNVNSKNLELYKKEFSKFGKIYNIYHDNDKKITYVKYDNKNSCDTAISTMNNQTIDGDTITIILGKKIVDKKNSKNLNQNNVVMHNNMHNNMHNNMHNNMNNNMNNNKIIQPFKMSMYNPNAYPPHPYYMNNNFAPYNNMAPANAYQNNFFDKNMVLYNNSTKNIYETLKNNTIIVTNVPTYLNAEDIFSAFQETGKIIDVQILMNEKRKLTGIVSIEYEKNESASDAVRMYDGGFLNDNRIRVFLDCR, encoded by the exons atgaGCATACAAAATAAGATAGATATGAGTTTAGATGAACTCAtagaaaaggaaaatataaaagcTAATTTAAAAACCAATGAAAAAAAGACGgtaaataaatttattgaaaaaaatacaG GTCAAAAATTTTTGTATAGTATAATAATATCCAATGTGAATAGCAAAAATTTAGAactttataaaaaagaatttagTAAATTTGGgaagatatataatatctatcatgataatgataaaaaaataac gtatgttaaatatgataataaaaattccTGCGATACAGCAATAAGTACAATGAATAACCAGACCATTGATGGAGATACTATAACGATTATATtg GGTAAAAAGATCgtagataaaaaaaactCGAAAAACTTAAACCAGAATAATGTTGTTATGCATAATAATATGCATAATAATATGCATAATAATATGCATaacaatatgaataataatatgaataataataaaattattcaaCCATTTAAAATGTCCATGTATAATCCTAATGCATACCCCCCACATCCATATTAcatgaataataattttgcACCATATAACAATATGGCCCCAGCAAATGCttatcaaaataatttctttgataaaaatatggttctttataataattctacgaaaaatatatacg aaactcttaaaaataatacCATAATAGTAACCAACGTTCCTACATATTTAAACGCCGAAGATATTTTCTCAGCTTTTCAAGAAACAGGAAAAATTATCGACGTCCAAATACTTATGAATGAAAAG AGAAAATTAACAGGGATTGTCAGCATTGAATATGAAAAGAACGAATCGGCATCAGATGCTGTCAGAATGTATGACGGTGGTTTCTTAAATGATAATAGAATTAGGGTATTTTTAGATTGTCGTTAA
- a CDS encoding hypothetical protein (conserved Plasmodium protein, unknown function) — MTCKDSHICVLVKFISFGCSNFCTNKIEENFCDDDEINDIQKDDNDIYTWKLKNLIGNVFIGKVLYVGNNFNNILKGKEVIGIFTLNSKIHKDYVLVPYHDVIEYTNIKMKNDELLCATFRQFYESYICLSVIKNVIKENYIAIFTHDIIQILPFLKLLILEKYSILIFLSKDNFNQSFIQKKLEEFHITKESMEKHISLFSIDINILQHVHNITNNLGIKTILIYPNINIDINILKKYIFTISALNANIIFTYQVDYLNPQECKLLYNKGITIHFFNITNYVHYDYFKRVDAFNYILLSILNKDMDIPQVSINRKYFTNMDEILSSTFSSIETYDLYVNKNVDDEKDHS, encoded by the coding sequence atGACCTGTAAAGATTCACACATATGTGTCTTGGtaaaatttatatcatttgGTTGTTCCAATTTTTGTACAAATAAAATCGAAGAAAATTTTTGTGATGATGATGAGATAAATGATATCCAAAAAgatgataatgatatatatacatgGAAATTGAAAAATCTGATTGGAAATGTATTTATAGGCAAAGTGCTATATGTCggaaataattttaataatatattaaaaggAAAAGAAGTAATTGGAATATTTACATTAAATAGTAAAATTCATAAAGACTATGTATTAGTACCATATCATGATGTTATtgaatatacaaatataaaaatgaagaatgATGAATTACTATGTGCTACCTTTCGACAATTTTATgaatcatatatatgtttaagtgttataaaaaatgtgaTAAAGGAAAATTATATAGCTATTTTTACACATGATATTATACAAATACTGCCATTTTTAAAATTGCTTATACTTGAAAAATATTccattttaatatttttatcaaaagATAATTTTAATCAAAGTTTTATTCAAAAGAAATTAGAAGAATTTCATATTACTAAGGAATCTATGGAGAAACATATTTCGCTCTTTTCaatagatataaatattcttCAACATGTTCATAATATAACTAATAATCTTGGAATTAAAACTATTCTTATTTATCctaatataaatattgatattaatattctaaaaaaatatatattcacaATAAGTGCTTTAAATGctaatataatatttacCTATCAAGTAGATTATTTAAATCCGCAGGAatgtaaattattatataacaaagGAATAACAATAcattttttcaatattacaaattatgtccattatgattattttaaaagagTTGATGCATTTaattacatattattatccatattaaataaagatatgGATATTCCCCAAGTATCTATAAACAGGAAATATTTTACGAATATGGACGAAATTTTATCAAGCACTTTTTCATCGATAGAAACATACGATCTGtatgttaataaaaatgtgGATGATGAGAAAGATCATtcttaa
- a CDS encoding hypothetical protein (conserved Plasmodium protein, unknown function), giving the protein MKKLQEIIREFINLRSRVRRRYKKKKENEKNCDSIYSNEKNCDSVYSNEETYYYEKRNLYNLYKIIKCYYYLLTRSIKHEKWKRIYKEEKKHKRDKKKCNNRKTFIVEEEKKILLKKRIQKEYVHKIKNYIIMNRNIHAFKFLLEEYVYMNKYNDFINGEKIEIKIKKKRRQKQKKRKRNIRISMDKNVLFNKFISYIIQFIYNILERNNITNNICSNNITNNICSNNISYNMCSNNMTNNMCSNNNFSSFFQKMQMNKYELSNDGNNMNNSNKLSIINNKKKKKVKYLLYKNNNHMLYNDLNSPYYYNSFILKTIDSNLLYVIDNDFDLMKILFFFQVPHLFIMYMYIITCNKNNNLCNYYDNIYHKIYMSLLLKIMNEFYSSFILTYNELVSNKKLIILFKIFSNILKKNHILLFKWLRCYKPIYKLNERDKKNKKENEPIDNNIQHYIKRVDKKDVFFFSHRLEGTTYPSDIKKIKEHEKTKQEDVSKKYISQGTYLVDYEYEERESVSNDDRNKLNKVKNEKGDKYKIKCRKEMEGFNLLLRKKDEIKFAFLNGGSFLYGNLFNYFKGNEEKKKEIESTTCDDSNTCHYESMCDKDNDEDNDKDNDSDIHSNHNSNYYYNNYNYNGDDSFYHHYVKGENEIDCINFTVNVINNQEDNIRFYKSYIKEHIDSMFLSKYNLKVSKKFGSTLNDESKKKKKRTEDKNNTGINNTSIFDNYKELVQNFFLVKKVF; this is encoded by the coding sequence ATGAAAAAACTCCAGGAAATAATACGtgaatttataaatttaagGAGTAGAGTAAGAAGAAGgtataagaaaaaaaaagagaatgaaaaaaattgtGATTCCATTTACtcaaatgaaaaaaattgtGATTCCGTTTACTCAAATGAAGAAACctattattatgaaaagAGAAACTtgtataatttatataaaataataaaatgcTATTACTATCTACTGACTCGTAGTATTAAACATGAAAAGTGgaaaagaatatataaagagGAAAAGAAACATAAAAGAGATAAGAAAAAGTGTAATAATAGGAAAACCTTTATAGTagaagaagaaaagaaaatcctcctaaaaaaaagaatacaaaaagaatatgtccataaaataaaaaattatattataatgaatCGAAATATCCATGCTTTCAAATTTTTATTGGAAGAATATGTttatatgaacaaatataatgattTCATTAATGGGgaaaaaatagaaataaaaataaaaaaaaaaagacgacaaaaacaaaagaaaagaaaaagaaatatacGAATTAGTATGGATAAAAATGTCCtatttaataaattcatttcttatataatacaatttatatataatatattagaaaggaataatataacaaataatatctgttcaaataatataacaaataatatctgttcaaataatatatcatacAATATGTGTTCAAATAATATGACAAATAATATGTgttcaaataataatttttcttctttttttcaaaaGATGCAAATGAATAAGTATGAACTGTCAAATGATGgaaataatatgaataattcaaataaattaagcatcataaataataaaaaaaaaaaaaaagtaaaatatctattatataaaaataataaccATATGCTTTATAACGATTTGAATTCaccatattattataattcattcatattaaaaaCTATTGATTCAAATTTGTTGTATGTAATTGACAATGATTTTGATTTAATGAagattttatttttttttcaagtACCTCATTTGTTTATTATGTAcatgtatattataacatgtaataagaataataacctttgtaattattacgataatatttatcataaaatatatatgtctcttttattaaaaataatgaacGAATTTTATTCctcatttatattaacatataatgaattagtatcgaataaaaaattaattatcctttttaaaatcttttccaatattttaaaaaaaaatcatatattgttatttaaATGGTTACGTTGTTATAAACCAATTTATAAGTTGAATGAACgtgataaaaaaaacaagaaAGAAAATGAGCCTATTGATAATAACATACAACATTATATCAAACGTGTTGATAAAAAGgatgttttttttttttcgcATCGTTTGGAAGGTACTACATATCCTTCAGATATCAAAAAGATTAAAGAACATGAAAAGACAAAACAAGAAGATGTTTcaaagaaatatatttcacAAGGTACATATTTAGTTGATTATGAATATGAAGAAAGAGAAAGTGTATCGAATGATGatagaaataaattaaacaaggttaaaaatgaaaaaggagataaatataaaattaagTGTAGAAAAGAAATGGAGGGGTTTAATTTATTGCTACGTAAAAAagatgaaataaaatttgcatttttaaatggtggttcttttttatatggaaacttatttaattattttaaaggaaatgaggaaaaaaaaaaagaaattgAAAGTACAACATGTGATGATAGTAATACGTGTCATTATGAAAGTATGTGTGATAAAgataatgatgaagataatGATAAAGATAATGACAGTGACATTCATAGTAACCATAATAGtaactattattataataattacaatTATAATGGTGATGACTCTTTTTATCATCACTATGTTAAAGGTGAGAATGAAATTGACTGCATTAATTTTACTGtaaatgttataaataatCAAGAGGATAATATACGTTTTTATAAaagttatataaaagaGCATATTGACAGTATGTTCTTaagtaaatataatttgaaGGTATCAAAAAAATTCGGAAGCACCTTAAATGATGAGTcgaagaaaaaaaagaaacgAACAGAAGACAAGAATAATACAGGAATTAATAATACATCTATATTTGATAATTATAAGGAACTTgttcaaaatttttttttagtcAAGAAGGttttttaa
- a CDS encoding high molecular weight rhoptry protein 2, which produces MIKLTIFLLLSIFSFNLYGLELSEKVSMKYGSEQGVENVDVNTKLCSDILKFIYMDEYLSEDDKSSFEKKCHNVIGNIRNTFSNRNTIKEGNEFLMSILHMKSLYGNNNNNTDSEGDVTLKSLYLNLKGSENIENESGEPSEDEINKTIMNFVKFNKYLLDNSNDVKKVHDFLVLTSQSNESLLDKKEKLFESIIDQIKYFDEYFFASGGKIKVKKGHLKYNFLDIYKQPICSTYLHLCDKYYEAVSIYIRLKNIFNGIPAFLDKNCRKVKGEEFKNLMDMELKHGRIVEKFDKYIISDDLYIVDLKHFDLKNIDKILVSKIDDINNLNMYEHRESMNLSAKNLSRYIDIKRELNDERAYKQLMSAIRKYVTTLTKADSDITYFVQQLDDEEIERFLVDLNFFLYNGFLRVTEDKHLINADDVSPSYINLYRSNNIVALYILKTQFEENKLSEYRAHKFYRRKRVSNMTNDMIKKHFTQTNPLTNLPTLDNTKSTEHFLKVYEKFVENFQPDFHDIMKIQLFFTMAFKDFNVNQNFTENSKKLWFDLLYAYDNFGWFYIHPNEVINSINKTDFVRHVLVSRNFILKHNDQLTFLETQVAKIVEIINLSLEVDRSPDSLDFSIPMNFFNHKNGYHVMNDDKLKLLTSYEYIDSIANNYFFLSEYKNDVFRTGNNFKLYFNLPNIYSLAYQLFNELAININVITNVPLKKYLKYNASYAYFTLMNMIGKNHDIYSKGSRFVYASYILGLVFFIESHIDIARLKPKDFFFMKQSLPIIDHVYHKDLKTLKKNCALLTDFMKINKNSQNYELTHTEEMIKILGLLTVVLWAKEGKKSVYYDDDVSLYRKLMVSCVFNGGETLQEKLANNIDKSCDISQYGIKSKHLKDIIDINLSIHKWNPAEIEKLAYSFVLSCKMQKLMYKPMNVEKLPLEDYYKLPLAPDMVKTYHCYKLGKQAAKLLESIILKKKFVRFRVNDAIDVYDFFYIKKVVSSRIKKEYNEFLQDKRAFEKKEIQTILNNSPFSEEQTMKLINSYECHWFTSYENFRILWMHAS; this is translated from the exons ATGATAAAGCTgacaatatttttattactgTCCATATTTAGTTTCAACTTGTATGGATTAGAATTAAGTGAAAAGGTTTCTATGAAATATGGATCTGAACAAGGTGTTGAAAATGTAGATGTGAATACAAAGTTATGTAGTGATATATTgaaattcatatatatggaTGAATATTTATCTGAAGATGATAAAAGTTCATTTGAAAAGAAATGTCATAATGTTATTGgaaatataagaaatacATTTAGTAATAGAAATACAATAAAAGAAGGAAATGAATTTTTGATGAGTATATTACATATGAAATCATTATatggtaataataataataatactgATAGTGAAGGTGATGTTACATTGAAGagtttatatttaaatttgAAAGGATCtgaaaatatagaaaatgaATCTGGAGAACCTAGTGAagatgaaataaataagacTATTATGAATTTTGTgaaatttaataaatatctTTTAGATAATTCTAATGATGTTAAAAAAGTTCATGACTTTTTAGTTTTAACTAGCCAATCTAATGAAAGTTTATtagataaaaaagaaaaattattcgAAAGTATTATAGAtcaaattaaatattttgatgaatatttttttgcATCAGGTGGTAAAATCAAAGTAAAAAAAGGtcatttaaaatataactTCCTTGATATTTATAAACAACCAATTTGTTCGACTTATCTTCATCTTTGTGATAAATACTATGAAGCAgtttctatatatataagattaaaaaatatttttaatggTATACCAGCTTTCTTAGATAAAAATTGTAGAAAAGTTAAAGGAGAAGAATTCAAAAATCTTATGGATATGGAATTAAAACATGGCCGTATTGTAGAAAAATTTGACAAATATATCATCTCTgatgatttatatattgttgATCTGAAACATTttgatttaaaaaatatagataaaataTTGGTATCCAAAATTGATGATATCAATAATCTAAATATGTATGAACATAGAGAATCTATGAATCTTTCAGCTAAAAATTTATCAAgatatatagatataaaaagaGAACTAAATGATGAAAGGGCATATAAACAATTAATGTCAGCTATCAGAAAATATGTAACAACACTTACTAAAGCAGATTCAGATATTACATACTTTGTTCAACAATTGGATGACGAAGAAATAGAAAGAT tTCTTGTCGACTTAAATTTCTTCTTATATAATGGTTTCTTGAGAGTTACCGAAGACAAACACCTAATCAACGCAGACGATGTATCACCAAGTTACattaatttatatagatctaataatattgtagcattgtatatattaaaaacacaatttgaagaaaataaattatcaGAATACAGAGCACATAAATTTtatagaagaaaaagagTTTCTAATATGACCAACGATATGAttaaaaaacattttaCTCAAACAAATCCACTTACCAATTTACCAACCTTAGATAATACTAAATCCACTGAACATTTCTTAAAAgtatatgaaaaatttGTAGAAAATTTCCAACCAGATTTTCATGATATCATGAAAATACAACTCTTTTTTACTATGGCCTTTAAGGACTTCAACGTCAACCAAA ATTTCACCGAGAATTCCAAGAAATTGTGGTTCGATCTTTTATATGCCTACGACAATTTTGGAT gGTTTTATATCCACCCCAATGAAGTAATTAACAGTATCAATAAAACTGATTTTGTTAGACACGTTTTAG TGAGCAGaaatttcattttaaaaCACAATGATCAACTTACCTTTTTGGAGACACAAGTTGCCAAGATAGttgaaataataaatttatcATTGGAAGTTGACAGATCACCAGATTCTTTAGATTTTTCTATTCCTATGAATTTCTTTAATCATAAAAATGGTTATCACGTGATGAATGAcgataaattaaaattattaacaAGCTATGAATATATTGATTCTATTGCAAATAATTACTTTTTCCTCAGTGAATATAAGAATGATGTTTTTAGAACAggaaataattttaaattatatttcaaCTTACCAAATATTTACAGTTTAGCATATCaattatttaatgaatTAGCTATTAACATTAATGTTATTACTAATGTAcctttaaaaaaatatttaaaatataatgcAAGTTATGCTTATTTTACTTTAATGAATATGATAGGAAAAAATCATGATATCTATTCAAAGGGTTCTCGTTTTGTTTATGcatcatatattttaggattag ttTTCTTCATTGAATCCCACATCGATATTGCTCGTCTGAAACCAAAAGATTTCTTTTTCATGAAACAATCCTTACCAATTATTGATCACGTTTATCACAAGGATCTTAAAACATTGAAAAAGAATTGTGCTTTATTAACTGACTTTATGAAAATTAACAAGAACTCACAAAATTATGAATTAACACACACTGAAGAAATGATTAAAATATTAGGTTTATTGACTGTCGTGTTATGGGCAAAAGAAGGAAAGAAATCAGtatattatgatgatgatgttagtttatatagaaaattaATGGTCAGCTGTGTTTTCAACGGAG gAGAAACCCTTCAAGAAAAATTGGCTAACAACATTGATAAGTCATGTGATATTTCTCAATACGGCATAAAATCTAAACATTTAAAAGACATTATTGATATAAACTTAAGTATACATAAATGGAATCCAGCTGAAATTGAGAAATTAGCCTATTCCTTTGTTTTATCTTGCAAGATGCAAAAATTAATGTATAAACCAATGAACGTTGAGAAATTACCTTTAGAAGATTATTACAAATTACCCTTAGCCCCAGATATGGTAAAGACATATCACTGTTATAAATTAGGAAAACAAGCAGCTAAATTATTAGAATCTATcattttaaagaaaaaattcGTCAGATTTAGAGTTAATGATGCTATTGATGTATATgatttcttttatataaagaaagTTGTATCTAGTCGTATTAAGAAAGAATATAACGAATTTTTACAAGATAAAAGAGCATTTGAAAAGAAAGAAATTCAAACAATTCTAAACAACAGTCCATTCTCAGAAGAACAAACaatgaaattaataaatagTTATGAATGTCACTGGTTTACTAGTTACGAAAATTTCAGAATCTTATGGATGCACGCATCAA